Within the Pseudonocardia alni genome, the region CCGGCGCGGTCCGCCACCAGGCGACGAGTGCGAACTGCGCCACCACGACGACCGCCGCGGCCGGGTTCCGCCACGGCAGCTGCAGCATGCGCAGGAACCCGTCGACGACGGGCTGCCCGGTGTCCAGGCCGGCCACCGGGGCGACCAGCGCCCCCATCAGCAGTGCCGGGACCACGAACGCGACGAGCGCCCACAGCCCGGCCCGGTCGGGTACCGGCAGCCGGCGCCGCCGCGAGGGAACGGCGGGCTCCGGCACCGCGACGGCGACGGGACCCGGCTCGACGGCGGCGGGCGCGCGGAGCACGCCCAGGACCCGGCGCATCGCGGCCAGCACCGACCGGGCCCGCTCCCGCACGGCCCGCAGGTCGGCCTCGGTCGCGCCGGGGCCCAGCGCGCCGGCCTGGGCGACCAGGCCGCGCAGACCGCTGAGCACCCCGCCGCCGATCTCCTCGGCGATCCGGGACCGCTCGGCGTCCAGCGCGGTGCCGTGCCGCAGCCGGTCGGTCTCGGCCCGTTCCCGGTCGGCGCGCAGCGCGGCGGACCGGCTCCAGCGCCCTGCGAGGGCGGCGATCACCAGCAGCGGCGCCACCACCACCGAGCCGCCGACGAGCATCCCCGCCTCGGTCGCCGGATCCGGCGACACCGGGACGCGCAGCAGCCCGGCCAGGCCGAGCGCACCGAGCCAGGGCAGCGTCACCCAGGCCGCCGCGCCGGCCGGTCCGCGCTGCGGAGCCCGCGCGACGGAGAAGGCCAGCAGTGGCCACAGCAACGTCGCGAACCCGCCGAGGAACGCCATCGCCGGGGCGGTGAGCACGGCCAGGACCAGGTAGGCGCGCCGCGGCCGGTGGCGGCGCAGCAGCACGGTGGCGGCCATCGCCGGGCTCAGCACCGCCGCCAGCGCCACGGACAGCGGCGGGGTGAGCCGGTGGGTGTAGCCGGGGATCTCCAGGACCAGGGTGGTGACCAGCTCCTGGGCGACCAGGATCAGCGCCAGCACCGCCAGCGCGACATCCCCGGCGCGCGTGCCGGGCAGCGGCGTGGGGGCGGGCGCGGGGGCGTCCGGGCCGGGCTCAGCCGTCGGCACCGGCGGCTCCCACCAGCCCGTGCTCGTAGGCGAACACCACCAGCTGCACCCGGTCGCGCAGCCCCAGCTTGGTGAGCAGGTTCGAGACGTGGGTCTTGACCGTCGTGCCGCCCAGCACCAGCCGGTCGGCGATCTCGGCGTTGGACAGCCCGGCGGCGACCAGACCGAGCACCTCCCGCTCCCGCTCGGTCAGCGTGGCCGCGGGCCCGGCCGGGGCGGGCGGGTCGGCCGGGACGAACGAGCCGACGAGCCGCCGCGTGACCGACGGCGCGAAGAGCTCGTGCCCGGCGTGCACGGTGCGGACCGCGACCTGGAGGTCCTCCGGCTCGACGTCCTTCAGCACGAAGCCGGACGCGCCGGCCCGCAGGGCGTCGTAGACGTGGCGGTCCAGGTCGAACGTCGTCACCACCAGCACACGGATGCCGGGGTCGCGCAGCGCGCGGATCCGTCGGGTCCCCTCGATGCCGTCGGTGCCGGGCATCCGGACGTCCATCAGCACGACGTCCGGGCGCAGGGTCTCGGCCAGCTCGGCGGCCTCCGCGCCGTCCCCGGCCTCCCCGACGACGTCGATGTCCGGCGCCGCCGCCAGCACCGTCCGCAGCCCCGCCCGCACCACCGCCTGGTCGTCGGCCACCACCACCCGCACCGTCATGGCGCCCATCCTGGCAGGTCGCCCGCCCCTCGGGCGGGCCGGCGAACCGGGTGGCGGTACCCTGACCGACGCACGAATCCGAGATCCGAGCAGGAGAGCGCGCACGTGGCGACCACGAACGACCTGAAGAACGGCCTGGTCCTGAACATCGAGGGCCAGCTGTGGACCGTGACGGCGTTCCAGCACGTCAAGCCCGGCAAGGGCGGTGCGTTCGTTCGCACCACGCTGAAGAACGTGATGTCCGGGAAGGTCGTGGACCGGACCTTCAACGCGGGCACCAAGGTCGACACCGCGACGGTGGACCGCCGCGACATGACCTACCTGTACCGCGAGGGCACCGACTTCGTCTTCATGGACGGCGACACCTTCGACCAGATCCCGATCCCGGAGAAGGCCGTCGGCGACGCCGCGCGCTACCTGCTGGAGAACGCCTCCGCCCAGGTGTCGCTGCACGAGGGGGAGCCGTTGTTCATCGAGCTCCCGACCTCGGTCGAGCTGGTCATCTCCCACACCGACCCGGGCCTGCAGGGCGACCGCTCCACCGGCGGCACCAAGCCCGCGACCCTGGAGACCGGCGCCGAGATCCAGGTGCCGCTGTTCCTGGAGAGCGGCACCACGGTCAAGGTCGACACCCGGGACGGCCGTTACCTCGGCCGCGTGAGCTGAGGTGCGCGCACGCACCAAGGCCCGTAAACGGGCACTGGACATCCTCTTCGAGGCCGAGGCACGCGGTGAGGACGCTCTGTCCGTGCTCACCGCGCGCCGCGAGACCGACGACGCGCCGCCCGTGCAGGACTACGCGGCGCGGCTCGTCGAGGGCGTCGCGACCCACCGGGACCGGATCGACCAGCTGATCGCCGAGCACGCCGAGGGCTGGGACGTCGACCGGATGCCCGCGGTCGACCGCGGCCTGCTGCGGCTCGGGATCTACGAGCTGCTGTGGGTGGACGACGTCGACGACCCGGTCGCGATCACCGAGGCCGTCGAGCTGGCCCGGACGCTGTCGACCGACGACTCCCCGCGCTACGTCAACGGGGTGCTCGGCCAGATCTCCGACATCGCCGAGCACCTGCGCGCGACCCTCTGACCAGGGCCTGAACGCACGAAGGGCGGTGGCCGGGGGACTGTGCAGACCCCGGCCACCGCCCGACCGGTCGCGTCACCCTTCCCCTGGGACGCGGCCGGTGGAACAGATCATCCCACGTGCTGCCCGGGACGCGCCTCGGGCGGGAGTACTCCCCAGTCGATGAGCTGGTCGGTCAGCTCGCCGGGGGACATGTCGTAGATGATCG harbors:
- a CDS encoding histidine kinase; the encoded protein is MPTAEPGPDAPAPAPTPLPGTRAGDVALAVLALILVAQELVTTLVLEIPGYTHRLTPPLSVALAAVLSPAMAATVLLRRHRPRRAYLVLAVLTAPAMAFLGGFATLLWPLLAFSVARAPQRGPAGAAAWVTLPWLGALGLAGLLRVPVSPDPATEAGMLVGGSVVVAPLLVIAALAGRWSRSAALRADRERAETDRLRHGTALDAERSRIAEEIGGGVLSGLRGLVAQAGALGPGATEADLRAVRERARSVLAAMRRVLGVLRAPAAVEPGPVAVAVPEPAVPSRRRRLPVPDRAGLWALVAFVVPALLMGALVAPVAGLDTGQPVVDGFLRMLQLPWRNPAAAVVVVAQFALVAWWRTAPVPALLLAGAGSLAAGLLDGSNVFAESAWVLLVWGAATAAPVVTSAVAVVVSTLVVVAGGVLTGVWDRLGYPESVVVLNFLAVVPLWAAGVAVRHHRLDTAARRRALTEAGVRDALTRERLRVARDLHDVVAHHVSAVAVQAGAARLAADPATRAEALGHIADSVRRVAEALPALADLGPDPDGADLSPAALEALVAPSRSAGLPVAVTVEGAPAETPGEAELFARRIVTEALTNTLRHAGPTPTRVRVTQGGADEPVVVEVDDDGPVPGHRPDGTGSGLGLLGMRERVALLGGDLCTGPGDGPGWTVRAVLPRSPLVREDDPAASPISSCAPIREGTPGS
- a CDS encoding response regulator, translating into MTVRVVVADDQAVVRAGLRTVLAAAPDIDVVGEAGDGAEAAELAETLRPDVVLMDVRMPGTDGIEGTRRIRALRDPGIRVLVVTTFDLDRHVYDALRAGASGFVLKDVEPEDLQVAVRTVHAGHELFAPSVTRRLVGSFVPADPPAPAGPAATLTEREREVLGLVAAGLSNAEIADRLVLGGTTVKTHVSNLLTKLGLRDRVQLVVFAYEHGLVGAAGADG
- the nusB gene encoding transcription antitermination factor NusB; the encoded protein is MRARTKARKRALDILFEAEARGEDALSVLTARRETDDAPPVQDYAARLVEGVATHRDRIDQLIAEHAEGWDVDRMPAVDRGLLRLGIYELLWVDDVDDPVAITEAVELARTLSTDDSPRYVNGVLGQISDIAEHLRATL
- the efp gene encoding elongation factor P, producing MATTNDLKNGLVLNIEGQLWTVTAFQHVKPGKGGAFVRTTLKNVMSGKVVDRTFNAGTKVDTATVDRRDMTYLYREGTDFVFMDGDTFDQIPIPEKAVGDAARYLLENASAQVSLHEGEPLFIELPTSVELVISHTDPGLQGDRSTGGTKPATLETGAEIQVPLFLESGTTVKVDTRDGRYLGRVS